AAGATTCTAACTGTTCAAACCAAGATTGACGAGGTAACAAACCAGATTCATTTCTTAAGTAATATTCAGATTTTGCCGTGCCGACAAAAGCGTAATTAGCACCGCTATAATAGGCAAATAATAAAGGGACTAAATCTCCTACTGCTAAGATTAAACTCTTTTGATCTAATTTTTGAGATTTACGAACCCAGTTGCGTACAGCTTTAATTTGACTTAATGTTAGTGGTAATAACCCACCTTTAATATCTCCTACTAACTGTCGTCCATCCATGTAAATAAAACCACCAGAAGGCATGGTTTTGACAGATCCGATCGTCGGAACACCGATCTGAGAATAGGCTTTTCCTTCCCCTACAATAGGTAAAGCAGCTAACTCTAGAGAAGGGGAGATTTGTTGTAATTGTTCTAAAATACGGATAGCGATCGCATCTTCTCCATGACCATTACTCAAACACAGTAAATTTATTGGCATTGCTGATTTGAAGTATGAATTGTTAATTGTTGATTGGATTTTCTTCCACCCTGATCTCTCACTCCTTTGACTTCTGACTTCTGACTTCATGCACTAGTTCATACCTTGATTGATCAACGCCAATTCATTCTTCTTCCTTCTTCCCTCTTCCCTCTTCCTTCTTCCTTAATTGACGAATTGGATGTGACAGCGCTATACTAGTTGTATTACAAGGGGCTGTAATGGTTTCGACGTGTTGGCGAAAGCTGCCCCGTGATGCAGGTCGAGAGTGAGTCTCCTCTCGCAAATCAAGGCTCAAAAAAAACGTAACTGCGAACAACATCGTAGCATTTTCTCGTAAGGCAGCAGCCGTTGCCTAAAAATCCTTAAACTTTAAGGTACGAGAGTTCCTGATTTGACTCCGTTAAGGATCTAGGGACAAACCCCCAACGGATGCATTAGTTAGTTGTCTCTGGTAGACTAACTGGTAAAGACTTCATCAGAGAATCCACGTCATCTGGAACAATCGATGGTTCCCGCTCTGAGGACTAGAAGAGCTAAACCTGTGAAGGAACGGTAAGTCAATACCCAGTGCGGACGGTGAGTTCGATTCTCCCCAGCTCCATAAATTTATAGCTTTTAGGGGCAGGTTAATCAAAAGATCTAGGCTGAGCAATCCTTAGAACTGATGAAAAACCTGCTATAATCTCCACGATTTAATTACCTGGCTCTACTTACACCCAACTACTGATAGCTGGTAAATCCCCGCAGATTTCATTAATTGCAAGACTTCAATGACTGCGATCGCTCTAGCTGCGCGCGCTGGCAAGATCGTACTGATTGATTATATCTCTTCTACCATCCGTGAAACTACAGACATTTCGGCAAATTTTGGTGGGAAATTTACGCAATTATCACCAAGAAAAGTGTATCTAACTTATGGCAATTTTAAATTAGTGGTTAATACATAGCTACCTAATTCTGATGCATTGTAGATGGTCTAGTTTAAGAACCCAGTTTTACCATTAGGAAGACTTAATAGTTCTTTACATTGACCTCAAATATTCAGCCTAAAGGATGCGTGAACCAGAACTGCTTTGAGGATAGTCAGTAACTTTTTTGCTGAGTATGAATCATCCAGTTTAATCAGGATTTCACAACTCAATTAGAACTGTGACCTCTTT
This DNA window, taken from Merismopedia glauca CCAP 1448/3, encodes the following:
- a CDS encoding lipid-A-disaccharide synthase-related protein, yielding MPINLLCLSNGHGEDAIAIRILEQLQQISPSLELAALPIVGEGKAYSQIGVPTIGSVKTMPSGGFIYMDGRQLVGDIKGGLLPLTLSQIKAVRNWVRKSQKLDQKSLILAVGDLVPLLFAYYSGANYAFVGTAKSEYYLRNESGLLPRQSWFEQLESWSGSVYLPWERWLMYRSRCQAVFPRDSLTTQILQRWLIPAYDLGNPMMDGIFPDNIRVVTERGFESDRSHLNITLLPGSRVPEAYENWQQIVTAI